AAATTTAATGGTTATAGACTACTTTACAAGTGAGGTACTAAATAACTTTCCTTTTGAATAATATGAAAATGGGATATTATGATTAGGAAAATATCTATTTGGCTCATGTGTTTTCGTTAAATATGTGATCGGttcttatattttgttaaatgaccaTTCAGACtttgtattttacaaaatagattAAAACAGTACTTTAGCCTAATTTTggtcataattttttaatataactaaAATACCTTTGAGTttttattaatattgaattttatattattacttgataaattttaaaaattaaaaattattactaatgattttgattttaattatataattttaaattatttatgtttatatttagtttTTCACTCATGTGTTTTGGCTAAATATGTGATCGGtccttatattttgttaaatgactattcagattttgtattttataaaatatattaaaataatactttAGCCTGATTttgttcataattttttaatatgactaaaatacctttgagtttttattaatattgaatttTATATTATTGCttcataaattttaaaaattaaaaattattcctaatgattttgattttaattacataattttaaattatttatgtttatatttagtttttattttgagttaaaaaataaaattaaaaattatgaataaaattttttattgttaaaaagattattattttttaattatcagaGTACCAaagatattttaatttatttaaataataaactaTAAaggtagaaaaaaatatttgtttaataaaataagTGTAGAGAGAGAAAACACCTAAATAACCACAATAGGATATCTGGGTGGcaccaaattaaattaaaaaaaattattggtgtTGTAGTTTGAATATTTTATGATGTACATGTACCATTTCACATTCTCTTATCCATACCACCTACTAACTTATCTAAATTTGCTATTCTATAAAATACTTCGAATCCCACTTTGTTTCTATTCATATGTacataatacataaaaaaaatatggcGCTTTTAGTCCCTTTCAATTTTCGTGCTGACCAAAACATTCATTTCTTATTCTTCAATCCAAAGGCCGAGTTAGGATCTATtcgaagaaaaagaaaaaagaaaaagaaaaagaaaatacccATACATGAACTGTAAACTACTGCTAAAAAAAAGAAGACTTTTCAAGAATTTACTCAAGTCAAACtagcttaaaaatataaaaaataaaagatataCAGCTCCAAATTCCAATCATTGATATTGTTGCTCAACATTTTATATATAGTAATATAGTGAGTGTCGTTTCATCAAGTGTTTGTCAGTTTCTTTGTGTCGTTTTGTCCATTTTCCTGGTTGGCGGTTTGTATATTGCAATTATGCtcaagttaaggtggaaaaagATACCAACATACAAGTCCAACTTAGGCCAACTGCCTTGTTTCCAAGACTCAATCAAATTCAACTTTTGGGCACGCAAACCTTATGAGATAAAGGCCAGTAGGAGTAGAAGTAGGTCCAGTACTCCAAATTATATTGAATCTAACTTTTTTCATGTTTGAAAAAAGCTGTTCTGGTTTTGTCCTAATCCCAAAGCTGTCAAAAAGTTTTTGGTCTTTCACATGTTATTATTACAGAGACAAAGAGGTTAATAATACCTTGAAGACAGtgcttgtcttcttcttcttctccttctgctACTTTTTGCTTTTCTTCTTGTGCTTTTTCACAAGGGGAACAAGCTCAGAAGGCCCAGTGCTTTGCTTTGCGTGATAATGTATTGATTTTCTGATGATGGGTTTTGCTTCTTTTTATGATGTGTGAATTTGATATGGGTTTTGGTTGTGGGGTTTAGAATAGATATTATTCTGGGCTCACTGAGTTCGAAGTATGAATCAGAAGGGTGTCAAGGTTTCCAAGGATAAGGGAAATGATAATGGTTTTGACGAGGCTGGGAAAATGGTGGTGGTTGCTGTTAAAGCATCTAAGGAGATTTCAAAGGCTGGTCTAGTTTGGGCTTTGACTCATGTTGTACAGCCTGGTGATTGCCTTAAGCTGCTGGTTGTCATTCCTTCTTATAGCTCAAGTAATCTTCTCATCTCATCCCTTTCTACCTCTCTTTCATTTCAGTGATCCAAATATCAACCCTACTTCATTAATGTGAGACAAGTACTGCAAATTCTGATTGAGTTGGGTTCTTTTACTCCATTTTGATTAATCTATTTTCTGTTGTTTCCATGGCTTCATAAAAGCAATTTCTCTTGCATTCAAGAGTAAATCTACATGAATTGAATTCCTTCTTAGTACATTCTTCACTTGAAATTATCATGAGCATGACATGAGAAAGTGGCTGAACAATTTGGTTCCTTTCCTTGGGCTGATTTACTTGAGTTTCATTTAATGGCAATTAATGGGAGAGTGTTGGTAATTTAGTTGTCTTGATTTATCCTCGAGTCAGATGAACATCTATAGAAAGTTAATGATGCCAGGAGCCTGTGCTTCACACACATGGCAGCAAGAGTTGggttttttattttgttctttttttccTGTATAAATTTGGCTTCGGTGTGTTCTTCTCTGAATCAAATAACCAACATAAGTTAAATTTTTCACACAAGATAATTTTTTTGCTGTAATTCTCTCCCAATTGACATTTGATggagatgttgtatggttttaGGTAAGAGGACATGGGACATCTCAAGATTCATAGGTGATTGCACCAATAGTCACAAATCTTTCTCAGGAAACAGTACAGAGGAAAAGAATGACATTGTAGATTCATGCTCTAAGATGGTGATTCAACTCCATGATGTTTATGATCCGGAGAAGGTAAGCACATAAACTAGTTTTTTATTGTTTAGTTCTTATGTTGGTCGCATCTAATCTAATATATGATCATTGTCACAATACCTTTGGATCCTATTTTTTTAGGTAAAAATCAGGATAAAAATAGTCTCAAGTTCGTTGTCTGGTGCAGTTGCAGTTGAAGCCAAGAGAATTCACTCAACCTGGGTTATTTTGGATAGGTACTGTACATAACCTACTTTTCTTTTctgatatatataatataatggcCATGGTTTTTCAAATGTATGGGGAAGTGATGTCTATTGGgttttttttggctttgaattGTTTCATTACGATTTAATATCTATGTTACCTTAGATAAAATCCTTCCCTTGGTACTTCTTTAATATCATTTTTTGTACAATTCTGATCAGACAATTGAAATGTGAGAAGAAATTCTGCATGGAAGAGCTTCAATGTAACATTGTAGTTATGAAGCGATCTGGTGCAGAGATTCTTCGTCTAAGCTTTGCCAATTCTCCAAAAATGGATCTTGATATGAGCTGTTCTTTATCACCTGAATTAGAAGCTTCTCCAAAGCATTTGAAGAGCCAGCTTGAAGAGTTTAGAGGGCCAGCTGTGACTCCTGCTAGTAGTCCAGATGAAGAGTCACCTCTAACTAGAACTGATGTTGGTGCAACATCAATATCAAGCTCATCAGATCCAGGTGCTTCCCCATTTTTACCTTTTGGAATCCGCGGAATCCTTAAGAGGGAGTTTCCATTTATTCCTGAAAAGAATAAAAACCGAACCGAATCTGATTCTGAGACAAACAGTGAAAAGCAAAGCTCTTTTTTCACAACTCCATATTACCAGCCATTGTTGACAAATTTTCTCAGTGCTAGTGGTGAACTGTCAAAACCTTTGACAGAAGGTTCAGAAAGATCCTATGACAGGTCCTTGATGTCCACTTATGGAGCATTGCTGGAGAATTTGTCTAAATTGGATAAAGAGCCTGATTTAGGGATGCTGAATTACAGGCTTGATTTGAACTTGAGCAGAAGTGTGAGAGAAGCAATTTCCTTGTGCAGAAGCGCGCCTCCTGGTCCTCCTCCTTTGTGTTCTATATGTCAGCACAAGGGACCTGTATTTGGAAACCCTCCAAGGTGGTTCTCTTATAATGAACTAGAACTTGCCACCGGTGGATTTTCACAAGCAAATTTCTTGGCTGAAGGTGGATTTGGTTCTGTATATAGAGGTGTTTTACCAGACGGACAGGTAGTTGCAGTTAAGCAGCATAAGTTAGCTAGCTCTCAAGGTGACATAGAGTTTTGTTCTGAAGTGGAGGTCTTAAGCTGTGCACAACATCGCAATGTTGTGATGCTTATTGGGCTCTGTGTGGAAAATGGAAGAAGGATGCTAGTTTATGAGTATATTTGCAATGGATCTTTGGATTCTCATCTTTATGGTAAATTTTCTCATTATTCTGCCATGTACTTGTATAACAGTACAGTATGGAAATAGTTAGTTGGGCATAGGAGGCATCTCTTTCATTGTCAGTACAATCCTCTTCAGCTTTTAATTTTTTGATCATGCTCAAAAGCCTTGACTTGCCAACTTCTTTGGATAATGAAATTTCGAGCAAAATCTATACTATTGACAAACGTGTGTTGCTTGAGCATCACTTTCATTTTCTATGTGCCATAATTTAGTAATTGGCAGGTTAACTTGTGTCATGCTTTGCCCTTCTCGGTTCTTAAAATCATTTTATCAAAAGGTTCTTCTTTGTCCCTCTCAGTACCCTTCATTTTCCTTTTACTGTGAAAACCAATCTTGTAAGACCACATTTTGCATGTAACTAGACAAAGTGTCAATGCTTGACCCAGTTAAGTGCAATGTTCAAAATTTCAGGACAAGATCGAAATCCCTTGGAATGGTCTGCAAGAAAGAAGATTGCTGTTGGAGCAGCCCGAGGGTTGAGATACCTACACGAAGAGTGTAGAGTGGGCTGCATTGTTCATCGTGACATGAGACCTAACAATATCCTTCTCACCCATGATTTTGAACCATTAGTATGTGCTCTTTTCATATCTTACTAAATGCTGAAGCATCTAAAGTGATTTTATGTTTCAACTTTCAAATGCTGATATTATGTTTCCCAGGTTGGAGATTTCGGACTAGCAAGGTGGCAACCAGATGGAGGCAAAGGGGTTGAAACTAGAGTAATTGGAACATTTGGGTAAAACCATGATTTGAAAAGATTTCCTTCTAAGTTATTATATTTGCTCAAGTAACTAAATCAAAATCCTGCTTTCATAGATACTTAGCTCCAGAGTATGCTCAAAGTGGACAAATCACAGAAAAGGCTGATGTGTATTCCTTTGGGGTGGTACTGGTTGAGCTTGTGACAGGAAGGAAAGCAGTGGACATAAACCGGCCTAAAGGCCAGCAGTGCCTTGCTGAATGGGTATGAACTTGAAAACTCTACATTTATGTGTGCCATTTGAAAGTTCATCAAGTGTATGTATACAAATATATGCTGCAAATCCAAATACTTGTAAAATACTAGTATTTTTGTCTTTGTTATCTATAACTGTAGTTTCTATGAACAACAAAACTGACTTAACTGTAAAATATGAATCAGGCAAGGCCCTTGCTAGAAAAACTTTCAGTTGATGTACTTGTAGACCCGCGCCTGTCCGACAATTATTCGAAAGAAGAGGTTTGCAACGTGCTGCAATGCGCTTCCTTATGCATCAGAAGAGACCCTCATTACAGGCCTCGCATGTCTCAGGTATGAGAATTGGAACACATAAGTTGAAAACTCTAGTTAGTTAGATTGATTAGGAAAGCAAAAACTCTTCTTTCTTCACTTTTTTAATTTATACTGTGTTCTTTAGGTCCTTCGGATTTTGGAAGGTGACACTGCTGTGAATTATTCCACCATCAACTGTGAGTaaacattattattttttaaaaaatggaGTCAGGATAATAGAAGAACAGTGAAAATGGTAGCTCAAATGGAGAAATATTGAgatgaagtaaaaaaaaaaaacaagagagaCCATTTTCTTGAAAAAGCCCAGTTGATGAAATAAATTATTGACTTGGGTAATGAAAGAAACATGTTTGGGAAGAATGTGAATGTAAATGAGTTGGTTTACTTAGAGCTCTGAGTGCCAAGTATTGTAAGTAGTGGGAGCCATTTCATTTAATCATTGAAGCTATTAATGCTGCAATGCAATGTTTAAGGCTCTTCAAATTTTGTATGTTTGAGCAATATATTCTTGTAAATTCTGTGTCTTCTAGTTATTCCCTTTGCTCTTTTCCCTTATTTATACTTAAGATTGGTTTTTCTTTCATGATCTTATTTCTTTGTTTATGTTCTTactgatttttcttctttttttggaaaaaaatttgTAAACAACTTTGTGCTTAACAACCATTAGAATGAGGTAAGCACAGTTGGAGGGAGGTGGAGGCGAGTACAGGAGGTGGCCtctactattattttattttttgtttttgtctctaaaaaaatatattttttaatagtaCTTTTATTTTTACTTGGTCCCTATTATTTACCATTATCCCACTACACTTTATTAGAAAAAAATTGTTAAAGTTTTATTAGTTAAATTGAACATTTTTTTCATGCCTGAACCATAAAAGAAGCAATCGATATGATGGCAACCATatcatctgtttttttttttcttactttttttttttttttttcactcaaTCCAACAAATTCACTGTTTAAAGCACTAACTATTGGTGCACaacattaaaatattttattttagaaaattttaaTAAGCATCTAAGTAACACTAACTTTGTTAGTTAATTAAACATGAGTTAGTGCTGAGGAATTTTGGTCTTATTATTCCCTTTTGTGCTTTAATTGGTTAATGTTTGATAGGTGTACATCACTAAAatattttatgttaaaaaatattataaattattaataaacatgaaatataaaattataaaaaatgtgaAATAGTAATAGATAATAAATTTAGTATTTATCATTTCactatatattgatttttctcATATCCATGTAGTATCTCAATAAGAAACCTAACATGAACATAAGTATTTTACTCTTTTTCCTTTATAAAACTTTAACATGTTTGATCTAATGGGTTGATATTTGTAACGGGAAATTTAACATAAAtgcatgttgattttttttttacaatttcgttttttaaaagaagaaaagaaaaagataatcAAGTTCTTGATTTTTAAAAACAGTACCAAGTATGTTCTTATAGTTAATTTTTTATTCTATATATCATactctcttatttttttttacatattgttgaaaaaattaaaaaaatactaattaaaaactaatagattttaaaaaaaataaagaattaattagtattatttataaaattcaatAATTTGATTGTCATATTTTTCCGAAATCTAAAATGCCGAACAAAAAGACACTTTATGTTAAAAATCATTTTACAAACACTATATTTTTTGAGGAACTaaattaacaaacaaaaaaaattcaagaatACTCATTTTAGATATTTGAGGtagataaaatttattttaaatttttatactaaatattaattatcacacaatatttattttattatgtaatcattATTTGTCTTGCTATATATCACAatcaaaatttaaatataattactATTTAACATCCAaacaaattatatatttaaaaatactaaattctatatttttttaataaactaaATTGTATAGTTACTATCCTATTAATTACACAATAACTTACAAACATTCCCTAAAAAAACAAATATCTCAATAACTTACGAACAAAAAATTGAGAGAGTAATTAGCGACAAAATTCCCTCATTTTTACATTATTATACACTTAACCTCCAATTCTTTTTTTTCGCCAGTGAAACCTCCTAATCCACGGTTCTGTTAGCAAATCTAAGATCTCTATTTGTGTGCCTGTTAACTGCCAAGGATAATACACTTGTCCATAATTTATTGAGCCCCATATTAAATACCAATGCCAcgtcataatttttttaatgattttaaattaaaaaataaatgaaaatcattttaatttaaaaatagattaattaaaattacttaaaaaatatttgttgacgtcatttttcgtcaacttaaatatgagagcaattaaacaaagatatatcagaggaaataaaagaagatgaaaataggatattttttacgtggttcagcaattaaatctgcctagtccacgagtctgtgttataagTACTTGGGAGATTTCTGGAAACTTTTCGgggaatagttgcccagagttttctcttaagaTCTCAGAATTTTGGTCCcctacaaatggagtttccttctctatttatagagaaggtttcagaattcattcccacatatttcgggaagatattctatgaatcaaataatataatactttatttcctacgtacacggaaacatcccataaaatgtgggattggataacaaattgtataatatcccttaaacattgggattttacaacaataaatacattcatatgTAACCGATTAGCTCAAATACGGAGTCCATTACATCTCCGAGACTATCTgtcaatcacgagctcgtcatcttACTTCGCCTATGTTTATAGCAAGTATCCATTGATGAAGTCAtcacattcgagcttacactttccAAGCTCGAACCATCTCATCTAAAGGCAAGAGATGCATCaagaaatatatacaagtgttgaCCCATGGCTATTGCAAGCTTAgagcatattcgaggctacacactcTTCGAGCTTTCGAGGTCGTTATTTATAGCAACACGGTCTGACTGAAGGGTCATATGACGACCgtgcatatttcgagcttacacctaacgagcctagatttcaggatcataacttctcatgctcgaaatctgggtgtaacattttgccccctcaaaagtatcagttcgaatcctacgAGAAGGAAACtttgaactacccttcttggaaactgtaccattacgcgtactcaagtgtggacacgtgtcagcCAGGGATTGCTCAACCAGAATACTTTAGTGCTCTTGAACCATACCCATGTCTATTCGTTTGCCAACTTTATGCCGCCATCACTTCATTTGTATCTAACCGTCAGATCAGATATGAAATCTGGTCAATGGCTCAGATTAGCCCGACCTTTGGTTTCCTTTTGGTATTTACGTATATGTAGCCTATcgtcctctcttcttcttcactttcgtTTTCAAGATTTCGGAGAGAAGAAGGAAAAACCAGAACCCACATATTGTCTtgtctttgcatgttctctaaactgAAAAGGAAAAACAATCCTGGCCTGTTCGACTCCGTGAGCTCATCCTTGCAACTGCTCCTCCGGTCGTCGATTCCATTGTATCTGCAAGCTTCAATGTGTAAGTCTCTGTTCTTGACCCCATTTGttcatattatattttttttcttcttcttgtatTTTGGTATTTCTGTTGCACTGTAGGCACATTTACCAGTTTTTCACTAGAATGTTTTTAGCCGATACTGTGTAGATTTTAGGTTCTTCTGATACTATGGGTTTCAAACACAGATTTTGCGGAGAGGATGCAAATATGGCTTTTTCTATTGTTGTTATTTAAATTACGGGCAacgtatcgtgtagaccaagaaatgtggtgtggaattagggttttaaattgcacgtttcccaaaattatcaccctattgagtaaccgccaactttttccctgaaaatccgaGATTCTTTCAAATAAATCCACTTCCCCCCCTTCGTGTTAAATACATGCTCAAAGCCTGACTCTTTCAATAATTGCTTAGGTTTCTTCCGAGTCCAATCTCGTTCTTTCGTTCGAGTTTATTCCATGGtttcgagcattcgagctcgaactATCTTAaattttatcttttatttcttgtatgcctggccctcacccttttctttcttgctagatgtcgcagaattttgAAAAACGGtggggtcagtgctcgcaattccttattcTTCGACAAC
This genomic interval from Humulus lupulus chromosome 8, drHumLupu1.1, whole genome shotgun sequence contains the following:
- the LOC133797193 gene encoding inactive protein kinase SELMODRAFT_444075-like is translated as MNQKGVKVSKDKGNDNGFDEAGKMVVVAVKASKEISKAGLVWALTHVVQPGDCLKLLVVIPSYSSSKRTWDISRFIGDCTNSHKSFSGNSTEEKNDIVDSCSKMVIQLHDVYDPEKVKIRIKIVSSSLSGAVAVEAKRIHSTWVILDRQLKCEKKFCMEELQCNIVVMKRSGAEILRLSFANSPKMDLDMSCSLSPELEASPKHLKSQLEEFRGPAVTPASSPDEESPLTRTDVGATSISSSSDPGASPFLPFGIRGILKREFPFIPEKNKNRTESDSETNSEKQSSFFTTPYYQPLLTNFLSASGELSKPLTEGSERSYDRSLMSTYGALLENLSKLDKEPDLGMLNYRLDLNLSRSVREAISLCRSAPPGPPPLCSICQHKGPVFGNPPRWFSYNELELATGGFSQANFLAEGGFGSVYRGVLPDGQVVAVKQHKLASSQGDIEFCSEVEVLSCAQHRNVVMLIGLCVENGRRMLVYEYICNGSLDSHLYGQDRNPLEWSARKKIAVGAARGLRYLHEECRVGCIVHRDMRPNNILLTHDFEPLVGDFGLARWQPDGGKGVETRVIGTFGYLAPEYAQSGQITEKADVYSFGVVLVELVTGRKAVDINRPKGQQCLAEWARPLLEKLSVDVLVDPRLSDNYSKEEVCNVLQCASLCIRRDPHYRPRMSQVLRILEGDTAVNYSTINCE